Proteins encoded within one genomic window of Dromaius novaehollandiae isolate bDroNov1 chromosome 7, bDroNov1.hap1, whole genome shotgun sequence:
- the ASNSD1 gene encoding asparagine synthetase domain-containing protein 1, producing the protein MCGICCVVTLSNQHTVHDFFNKDVLSCLKRRGPDSSQQLIKTVSDLSYECLFSGHVLHLRGLMTPQPLEDANNNIFLWNGEIFDGVHVGSLENDTEIMFHRLTLCNSEADILSLFSSLRGPWSFIYYQGSRDCLWFGRDYFGRRSLLWQFSNEVVCLTSVSVYSESGSQWREVPASGIFKIDLKACATSKSLSLTLFPWKYSSTEKTVEEIFISVLDRVSKDLPNYIPLVTNESKLCLTAPVIPLNKTISEALDECQCTDVSNINHTVSVETLQAFLGVECKKKLVHQFIDVLSEAVKKRVLGLFRDKDEKRRDIPSTSTSKAHVAVLFSGGIDSMVIAALADQHVPMEEPIDLLNVAFMIKEQSKQKCTSKKHIDQEIQLDLLSCQESYKNLDVKTDDHLVCFDVPDRITGRAGLKELKALNPLRTWNFVEINVTLEELKRMRQQRVSHLIYPLETVLDDSIGCAVWFASRGEGFISNQGELKPYRSSAKVVLTGIGADEQLAGYSRHRVCFKNYGLEGLNKEIGMELDRISSRNLGRDDRIIGDHGKEARFPFLDEDVVSFLNSLPISEKADLTLPRGIGEKLILRLAAVEFGLTASAILPKRAVQFGSRIAKLESNSEKASDTCSRLKLLSVDEV; encoded by the exons ATGTGTGGTATTTGTTGTGTTGTTACCTTGTCCAACCAGCATACTGTTCATGATTTCTTTAACAAAGATGTGCTCTCCTGTCTTAAACGAAGAGGACCAGACAGTAGTCAACAGTTGATAAAAACTGTGTCTGATCTCTCTTATGAGTGTCTGTTTTCTGGTCATGTACTTCACTTGAGGGGGTTGATGActcctcagcctctggaagaTGCCAATAACAATATTTTCCTTTGGAATGGAGAAATTTTCGATGGAGTTCATGTTGGATCTCTGGAGAACGACACTGAAATCATGTTTCATCGTCTTACCTTGTGCAATAGTGAAGCTGACATTTTGTCACTCTTTTCATCACTTCGGGGTCCATGGTCTTTTATTTATTATCAAGGATCTAGAGACTGTTTATGGTTTGGTAGGGATTATTTTGGTCGTCGTAGCTTGCTTTGGCAATTCAGTAATGAGGTGGTCTGTCTCACATCTGTAAGTGTTTATTCTGAATCTGGTAGTCAATGGCGAGAAGTCCCAGCATCTGGAATTTTCAAAATTGATCTCAAAGCTTGTGCAACAAGTAAATCTTTGTCTTTAACATTGTTTCCATGGAAATACAGCTCCACAGAGAAAACAGTAGAAGAAATATTCATTAGTGTTCTGGATCGAGTTTCGAAAGATTTGCCAAACTACATACCTCTCGTGACAAATGAATCAAAACTGTGTTTGACAGCACCAGTTattcctttaaataaaacaatttctGAAGCTTTAGATGAATGTCAATGCACTGATGTTAGCAACATTAACCATACAGTTTCTGTAGAAACCCTTCAAGCATTTCTTGGAGTAGAATGCAAGAAGAAATTAGTCCATCAATTTATTGATGTTTTAAGTGAAGCAGTGAAGAAACGGGTTTTAGGTCTATTTAGAGATAAAGATGAGAAAAGAAGAGACATTCCAAGCACGTCTACCAGTAAAGCACATGTTGCGGTGCTCTTCTCTGGAGGCATTGATTCTATGGTTATTGCAGCCCTTGCTGATCAACATGTTCCTATGGAAGAACCAATTGATCTTCTCAATGTAGCTTTCATGATTAAAGAACAAAGTAAGCAAAAATGCACTTCTAAAAAACATATTGACCAGGAAATACAGCTTGATTTGCTTTCATGTCAAGAAAGCTATAAAAATCTTGATGTTAAAACTGACGATCACTTGGTTTGCTTTGACGTTCCTGACAGAATCACCGGTAGAGCAGGACTGAAAGAATTAAAAGCTCTTAACCCTTTAAGAACCTGGAACTTTGTGGAAATTAATGTTACGCTAGAGGAATTGAAAAGAATGAGACAACAGCGTGTTAGTCACTTAATCTATCCATTGGAGACAGTCCTAGATGACAGCATTGGCTGTGCAGTTTGGTTTGCTTCCAGAGGGGAGGGTTTTATTAGTAACCAAGGAGAACTGAAACCATACAGAAGTTCTGCAAAG GTTGTACTTACAGGAATTGGGGCAGATGAGCAGCTTGCTGGGTATTCTCGACATCGTGTTTGCTTCAAAAATTATGGTTTAGAGGGTCTAAATAAAGAAATTGGAATGGAGTTGGATCGCATTTCTTCTAGAAATCTTGGCAGAGATGACAGGATTATTGGCGATCATGGAAAAGAAGCCAG GTTTCCTTTTCTTGATGAAGATGTTGTTTCGTTCCTCAATTCTCTGCCTATCTCAGAAAAAGCAGACTTGACTTTACCTCGAGGAATTGGTGAGAAGTTGATTCTGCGCCTTGCAGCTGTGGAGTTTGGCCTTACAGCCTCAGCCATTCTGCCAAAAAGGGCTGTACAGTTTGGATCTCGCATTGCAAAACTGGAGAGCAACAGTGAAAAAGCTTCTGATACATGCAGCAGACTAAAGTTACTTTCAGTAGATGAAGTATAA